A single Endozoicomonas sp. NE40 DNA region contains:
- the queE gene encoding 7-carboxy-7-deazaguanine synthase QueE, with protein MLSESLRISEIFYSLQGESRTSGLPTVFVRLTGCPLRCNWCDTEYSFTGGERRTLNSILQQVADYGAKYVCVTGGEPLAQPRCLLLLERLADAGYEVSLETSGALDLAEVDARIVKVMDLKAPGSGEAGKNLYQNIQHLDHKDQVKFVIADRADYDWSASKLIEYDLVGKVSDVLFSPVSTGVEPAELAEWILADRLPVRFQIQLHRVIWGDKTGV; from the coding sequence ATGCTTTCTGAATCCCTTCGAATTTCCGAAATATTTTACTCTCTTCAGGGGGAGTCAAGAACCTCCGGACTGCCAACTGTGTTTGTGCGCCTGACAGGCTGCCCTCTGCGTTGTAACTGGTGCGATACCGAATATTCCTTCACCGGGGGGGAGCGCAGGACGCTCAACAGTATTCTGCAGCAGGTCGCTGACTATGGCGCTAAATATGTCTGTGTCACTGGTGGTGAACCGCTGGCGCAACCACGCTGTCTACTGTTGCTTGAACGACTGGCGGATGCGGGTTATGAGGTTTCACTCGAGACCAGCGGTGCGCTGGATCTGGCTGAGGTGGATGCGCGAATTGTCAAGGTGATGGACTTGAAGGCTCCAGGTTCCGGTGAGGCTGGAAAGAATCTTTATCAGAATATTCAACATCTGGATCACAAGGACCAGGTGAAGTTTGTGATTGCTGATCGTGCTGATTATGACTGGTCTGCCAGTAAGTTGATTGAGTATGATCTGGTCGGAAAAGTATCGGATGTGTTGTTCTCTCCGGTCAGTACCGGAGTGGAGCCAGCGGAACTGGCAGAGTGGATTCTGGCTGATCGATTACCGGTTCGGTTTCAAATTCAGTTGCACCGGGTAATCTGGGGTGACAAAACAGGTGTCTAA
- the queC gene encoding 7-cyano-7-deazaguanine synthase QueC, translating into MSKKAVVLLSGGLDSATVLAMAKDQGYECYTMSFDYGQRHRAELHASKTVSEVLGAKDHKTLKMDFRDIGGSALTDDEIDVPENLDEGIPVTYVPARNTVFLSLALGWAEVLGARELFIGANDVDYSGYPDCRPEYLEAFEKMANLATKAGVEGDHFHIRAPLLKLTKAQIVQEGDRLGVDYGLTVSCYQADEDGRACGVCDSCRYRKKGFEEAGLDDPTRYQP; encoded by the coding sequence ATGTCTAAAAAAGCGGTTGTGCTTCTGTCAGGAGGTCTGGATTCTGCGACAGTTTTGGCGATGGCAAAGGATCAGGGTTATGAGTGCTACACCATGAGCTTTGATTATGGTCAGCGTCATCGTGCCGAGTTGCACGCATCAAAGACTGTGTCTGAGGTGCTGGGTGCGAAGGATCACAAAACCCTGAAGATGGATTTTCGGGATATCGGCGGTTCTGCGCTGACCGATGATGAGATTGATGTACCGGAGAATCTGGATGAGGGTATTCCTGTGACCTATGTTCCGGCGCGCAATACGGTATTTCTGTCTCTGGCCCTGGGCTGGGCAGAAGTGCTGGGAGCCAGGGAACTCTTTATTGGTGCCAATGATGTTGATTATTCCGGCTATCCGGACTGTCGACCAGAATATCTGGAAGCCTTTGAAAAAATGGCAAATCTTGCCACTAAAGCGGGTGTTGAGGGTGACCATTTCCATATTCGTGCGCCCCTGTTAAAACTGACCAAGGCGCAGATTGTTCAGGAAGGGGATCGTCTGGGAGTAGACTATGGTCTGACCGTATCCTGCTATCAGGCTGATGAAGACGGTCGTGCCTGCGGGGTATGTGACAGCTGTCGTTACCGTAAAAAAGGCTTTGAAGAAGCCGGGCTGGATGACCCAACCCGTTACCAACCTTAA
- the nadA gene encoding quinolinate synthase NadA, giving the protein MSAVSSRDFVKSHLQGQSIETLDAEREEALKERVRQLLDRENAVLVAHYYTDPVVQALAEETGGFIADSLEMARFGSRHPASTLVVAGVRFMGETSKILSPEKRVLMPTLEAECSLDLGCPVDEFSEFCDQHPDRSVVVYANTSAAVKARADWVVTSSCALDIVEHLMDQDKKIIWGPDKYLGSYIQKQTGADMLLWNSSCIVHEEFKAKGIVDLKKVYPNAAVLVHPESPDAVVEVADVVGSTSQLLKASQELPNDTFIVATDRGIFYKMQQASPDKSFIEAPTAGESATCRSCAHCPWMAMNTLEALVQCLENPGQLNKIEVDDSLRIRSLEPLQKMLDFTASMAK; this is encoded by the coding sequence ATGAGCGCAGTGAGTAGCAGAGACTTTGTTAAGAGTCACCTTCAGGGGCAGTCCATTGAAACTCTGGATGCTGAGCGGGAAGAGGCCCTGAAAGAGCGGGTTCGGCAACTTCTTGATCGCGAAAATGCGGTTCTGGTGGCTCACTATTACACCGATCCGGTCGTGCAGGCACTGGCTGAGGAAACCGGCGGTTTTATTGCCGATTCTCTTGAGATGGCGCGTTTTGGTAGTCGTCACCCGGCGTCTACACTGGTGGTGGCCGGTGTTCGTTTTATGGGGGAGACCTCCAAGATTCTAAGCCCGGAAAAGCGAGTGTTAATGCCAACACTTGAAGCAGAGTGTTCGCTCGACCTGGGTTGTCCGGTGGATGAATTTTCTGAATTCTGTGACCAGCATCCGGATCGCTCCGTTGTCGTCTATGCCAATACCTCTGCAGCGGTAAAAGCCAGAGCGGACTGGGTGGTGACTTCCAGCTGTGCGCTGGATATTGTTGAGCACCTGATGGATCAGGACAAAAAGATAATCTGGGGACCGGATAAATACCTGGGCAGTTACATCCAGAAGCAGACGGGGGCCGATATGCTGTTGTGGAACAGCAGTTGCATTGTCCATGAAGAGTTCAAGGCAAAGGGTATCGTCGACCTGAAAAAGGTTTATCCCAATGCGGCTGTTCTGGTTCATCCTGAATCACCTGATGCGGTGGTTGAAGTAGCAGACGTTGTTGGTTCAACCAGTCAGCTGCTCAAAGCATCTCAGGAGCTGCCAAACGATACCTTTATCGTGGCGACCGACCGGGGGATTTTCTACAAAATGCAGCAGGCCTCTCCGGATAAGTCATTTATCGAAGCGCCAACGGCAGGTGAAAGTGCAACCTGCAGGAGTTGTGCGCACTGTCCGTGGATGGCGATGAATACGCTGGAAGCCCTGGTTCAGTGTCTGGAAAATCCTGGGCAGTTGAATAAGATTGAGGTGGACGATAGCCTTCGTATTCGTTCTTTAGAGCCTTTGCAGAAGATGCTCGACTTTACCGCTTCGATGGCAAAGTGA
- the tnpA gene encoding IS66 family insertion sequence element accessory protein TnpA: protein MKPEERKQNQALWQERMNDWQQSGLSASGWCKKHDIKQHLFFYWKHKLLTRPDNKLIPLGVVQPEPSAPSLVILYMDSIRIEAAPEQAAALIKALQAAS, encoded by the coding sequence ATGAAACCTGAAGAGCGCAAACAAAACCAGGCACTCTGGCAAGAGCGGATGAACGACTGGCAGCAGTCCGGACTCTCGGCCTCAGGCTGGTGTAAAAAGCACGACATCAAGCAGCACCTGTTTTTTTACTGGAAGCACAAACTGCTCACCAGACCGGATAATAAATTGATCCCTCTGGGCGTTGTTCAGCCAGAACCTTCTGCGCCTTCCCTGGTGATCCTCTATATGGATTCCATACGAATCGAAGCGGCTCCTGAACAGGCAGCAGCCCTGATCAAAGCATTGCAGGCTGCCTCGTGA
- the tnpB gene encoding IS66 family insertion sequence element accessory protein TnpB (TnpB, as the term is used for proteins encoded by IS66 family insertion elements, is considered an accessory protein, since TnpC, encoded by a neighboring gene, is a DDE family transposase.) produces MIRPEDEVAVYLYAEHVDMRKSIDGLAALVEQQAGQSPFNQTVYVFCNRKRDKIKLLCWERNGFVLWYKRLEKFRFKWPGNEAPEAIDGGLLNQLLDGYDIRPKAPHPTLEYTTLL; encoded by the coding sequence GTGATCCGCCCGGAAGATGAGGTGGCTGTCTATCTCTACGCTGAGCACGTTGATATGCGCAAATCCATCGACGGGCTGGCGGCTTTAGTCGAACAACAAGCCGGACAATCACCATTTAATCAGACGGTCTACGTCTTCTGTAATCGCAAGCGGGACAAGATCAAGCTGTTGTGCTGGGAGCGTAATGGCTTTGTGCTCTGGTATAAGCGACTGGAGAAATTCCGCTTTAAATGGCCGGGGAATGAAGCACCCGAAGCGATCGATGGAGGCCTGCTCAACCAGCTTCTGGATGGTTATGACATTCGCCCCAAAGCACCTCACCCAACACTGGAATATACGACTTTACTCTAA
- the tnpC gene encoding IS66 family transposase, producing MEACPVPLPDNNPELIAWVQSILAKNALLEERLRLLLHKQFGASSEKTSPDQQELFNEAEQDQPEQPEPDPEESVTVAEHTRQKKGRKPLPKDLPRVREEHDIRDDEKNCSGCGNQLHRIGEEVTEQLDIIPAKIRVIQNVRFKYGCRCCEEGIKTAKLPAQPIPGSIATPGLLAFIATSKYVDGLPLYRQEKFILARLGVDIARATTSLWMVRCGDLVQPLINLMRDKLLEAPLIHCDETVTQVLNEEGKAARSHSYMWVQVAEPVKNQKIILFDYAPSRSGSVPMKLLDGFRGYLQTDGYEGYAAIGRKSGVISQGCWAHARRKFDEAIKGQKDKNKTGKSHMGLSYIRKLYQIEHGIKESPPDERKRVRQEQSLPVLQKLRQWLDKSLPQVPPKTLLGKALYYLNNQWEKLIRYCDEGYLRMDNNLAENAIRPFVVGRKAWLFSNSTDGAKASANLYSLVETAKACGLEPCHYLKTVFNDLPRAESIADIEQLLPWNQKPV from the coding sequence ATGGAAGCCTGCCCTGTCCCTTTACCCGATAATAACCCCGAGCTGATTGCCTGGGTTCAGTCCATCCTTGCGAAAAATGCATTGCTGGAAGAACGCCTTCGCCTTCTTCTGCATAAACAGTTTGGTGCCTCCAGCGAAAAGACATCACCGGATCAGCAGGAACTGTTCAACGAAGCCGAGCAAGATCAACCGGAACAGCCTGAGCCAGACCCCGAAGAAAGCGTCACGGTTGCAGAACATACTCGCCAGAAGAAAGGTCGAAAACCGCTACCCAAAGATCTGCCAAGAGTCCGGGAAGAGCACGACATCCGTGACGATGAAAAAAACTGCAGCGGCTGCGGTAATCAACTTCATCGTATAGGCGAAGAAGTGACCGAACAGCTGGATATCATTCCGGCCAAAATCCGGGTTATCCAGAATGTGCGGTTCAAGTACGGCTGCAGATGCTGTGAAGAAGGCATTAAAACAGCCAAACTGCCCGCCCAACCGATACCGGGCAGCATAGCTACTCCGGGGCTGTTAGCCTTCATTGCCACCAGTAAATACGTTGACGGATTGCCTTTATACCGTCAGGAGAAATTTATCCTGGCTCGTCTGGGTGTTGATATTGCCCGTGCCACCACCTCACTGTGGATGGTGCGCTGTGGTGATCTGGTGCAACCGTTAATCAACCTGATGCGGGACAAGCTGCTGGAAGCGCCACTGATTCACTGTGACGAAACGGTCACCCAGGTGCTCAACGAGGAAGGCAAGGCTGCCCGAAGTCATTCGTACATGTGGGTTCAGGTGGCTGAACCGGTGAAAAATCAAAAGATCATTCTGTTCGATTACGCGCCCAGCCGCAGCGGTTCAGTACCCATGAAGCTGCTGGATGGCTTCCGGGGCTATCTGCAAACCGATGGTTACGAAGGCTATGCTGCCATAGGTCGCAAAAGCGGGGTAATCAGTCAAGGCTGTTGGGCTCACGCTCGTCGAAAGTTCGATGAAGCCATCAAGGGGCAGAAAGATAAAAACAAAACCGGCAAAAGCCATATGGGGCTGTCTTATATCCGTAAGCTCTATCAAATAGAACATGGGATAAAAGAGAGCCCTCCGGATGAACGAAAAAGGGTACGGCAGGAACAAAGTCTGCCGGTTCTGCAGAAATTACGACAATGGCTGGATAAATCGTTGCCCCAGGTGCCGCCAAAAACCTTGTTGGGCAAGGCCCTTTATTACCTGAATAACCAGTGGGAAAAGCTCATCCGTTATTGCGACGAGGGTTACCTGCGTATGGACAATAATCTGGCCGAAAATGCGATTCGTCCGTTCGTGGTGGGTCGCAAGGCGTGGCTGTTCAGCAACAGTACTGACGGAGCTAAAGCCAGCGCCAATCTTTATAGCCTGGTAGAAACAGCGAAAGCCTGCGGGTTGGAACCCTGCCATTATCTGAAGACCGTCTTCAACGACTTGCCAAGGGCAGAGTCAATTGCCGATATCGAGCAGTTGCTGCCCTGGAATCAGAAGCCAGTTTGA